In one window of Macadamia integrifolia cultivar HAES 741 chromosome 2, SCU_Mint_v3, whole genome shotgun sequence DNA:
- the LOC122089267 gene encoding LOB domain-containing protein 13-like, producing the protein MNQRRKPCAACKYQKRKCPEGCPLAPHFPASRYLKFMHSHKHFNVSSVTKILSQVKPDQREAAIQSMVMECMARKDDPVKGIVGIIENLQSQIQSCKREVAIVKEQLRFCQRRDELIRSQQRERLEQLQRQQRFLSFTPSPSTSPFLKLCPYQMPTLPNSVNIGLHRGITSFSTPEEVKDVKPLIIQNSTSRVNQGCTNHSTPPVLEDIKPLINQTSTTRVMEISQHTKSHNFKDAGKSKNGVAITMKELNQAWTNPSISPGYEDIKPFQVNTKTHINMKEAGESSVEAIPKEKQANDRFLKKN; encoded by the exons atgaatcaGAGAAGGAAACCTTGTGCTGCATGCAAGTATCAAAAGAGGAAGTGTCCTGAGGGTTGTCCATTAGCCCCACACTTTCCTGCCAGTAGATATCTGAAGTTCATGCATTCCCATAAGCACTTTAATGTTAGCAGTGTCACTAAGATCCTGAGCCAAGTAAAGCCTGACCAGAGAGAAGCAGCCATTCAGTCTATGGTGATGGAGTGCATGGCAAGGAAGGATGATCCTGTGAAAGGTATTGTAGGTATCATTGAAAACCTTCAATCTCAAATACAATCTTGTAAGCGCGAGGTTGCCATCGTTAAGGAACAGCTAAGGTTCTGCCAACGACGAGACGAACTTATTCGTAGCCAGCAAAGGGAACGACTAGAACAGTTACAGAGGCAACAGCGATTCCTATCCTTCACACCTTCACCATCCACTTCACCATTTTTGAAGCTATGCCCTTATCAGATGCCCACTTTACCTAATTCA GTTAATATTGGGCTTCACCGAGGAATCACTTCTTTCTCAACTCCAGAAGAAGTTAAAGATGTCAAGCCCTTGATAATCCAAAACAGTACTTCTAGGGTGAATCAAGGATGCACTAATCACTCAACTCCACCAGTACTTGAAGATATAAAGCCCTTGATAAACCAAACTAGTACTACGAGGGTGATGGAAATCTCTCAACATACCAAAAGTCATAACTTCAAAGATGCTGGAAAATCTAAGAATGGAGTAGCTATTACTATGAAAGAGTTGAATCAAGCATGGACCAATCCCTCAATTTCACCAGGATATGAAGATATCAAACCATTTCAGGTCAATACCAAAACTCATATTAACATGAAAGAGGCTGGAGAATCCAG TGTTGAAGCTATACCTAAAGAAAAACAGGCAAATGATCGGTTCCTGAAGAAGAATTAA